The DNA region CAACAACCGCGACAATTTTGGGAGGATCCAGTTTTCGAATATTGGTGAGGGTTTTAATCCCTTAGTTTACGAGGTGAATACCGAACAGAATTTATCCCTGCTCCCTACAAGGAAATCATTTTTCATTCTCGGAATCAATGATATCAAATATTACGACGTAAAAACTCCGACCACTACTTTCATCTACCACAACTCCGTGAGTACCGGTGCAGCGTTGCAGTCCACTTATACCCAGAATATCGGGAAGAATTTCAACTTTGCGGTGGAGTATATGGGTTTGAGGTCACTCGGGAAATACCTGCACAATTTGTCGGCGAACAACAATATTGTTTTCTCCGGTCATTTCACTTCTAAAAATGGGAAGTATGAAGCGTTCGCTCACTACATCCACCAAAATGTAAACAATCAGGAGAATGGAGGGATTGCCGATATCGACTTGTTTTTGAATGGCGGAAGCAATTTCAACAACCGACTGAATCTGCCGGTAAATCTTGCGAATTCCAACTCTCGGTTTTCTTACCGAAGGTATTTTTTCAGCCACGAGTTTCGGCCATTTGCATCGGAAAAGTTTCCGTTTAAAATCCGCCACACCATTTTTCATCAGGGAAACAAGTATTACTACGGCCAACAATCCCCGGAATCGTATTGGTTCGCCGATCAGTCGGAATTGGTTGATTACCCGCTGTCTTCAAAGAAATATTCTGAAAATTTGAGCAACACCGTGAGTGTTTTGTTTGATCAGAAAAATTTTAAACTCGACGGGGGAGTTCGCCATCAGCTGATCAAGTTGGGAGTAGGAACAGCGTTTCCTGCCGCATTCGGTTACCCGCAGGAATTGACAGAAAACAGAATTGGCGCGGTCGGAAATCTTCTGATCAACCTTTGGGAAAAGGTTGAACTGAATGCAAACTTGGAGTTTTCAAATGGTAATCATTTCGGAACTTATCTCCGTTCCCAAAACCTGTTGAAATTTGAGCCGATCAAAGATTATTTCGTCAATGCAAAAGTGAATTTTCAAACGGCATCGCCAACTTTCAATTTGTTGATGAATCCTTCTGTTTATGGCAAATTCAATTATTTTCTCGATCAGCCAAAAAATGAAACCATCACCGAAATTGGTGGCGATGTAAACCTGAAATGGTTTAAAAGTTCAGTCTTTGCCAACTATTTCCGAATTGATAATTACACTTATCTGGATTCCCACGCGAAACCGCAACAAAGTGGGTCGTCCCTCAATATTTCGCAGATCGGCGGTGAGGCGACTTTCAGTTATGGCAAGTTTCACCTGAATCCGAAACTGCTGTTCCAAAGCGCGATAAGCAATAAAGATCTTTATCCGATGCCGAACTTCATCGGGAGGGCCAACTTTTTCTGGCAGTCGAAAATGTTTAAAAATGCAGCAGAAGTTCAGGCAGGAATCAAACTCTATTATTTCACGAAATTTGCTTCGAGGGAATTTTTTCCGATCCTCAATGAATTTATTTTGCCGGGAACGAATTCACAAACCATCGGCGGACAGCCGATTGGCGACGTTTATTTCAATATGAAGGTAAAGCGGATGTTCTTCTTCATCGAAGCGCAGCATCTGAACACGACCTTTATGAAAAACCGTTCCTTCACCGTACCGAATTACCCGCTCTACGATTTTCGCCTGAATTTGGGAATTGTTTGGTATCTTTTCAGTTAAAATTGTGGCATGAAGAATTTAAGCCAAATTATGACGATGGAATGTGGAAGGGTGCGCCGAGGGAATCTTTTGGGAAGGCGTGGAAAATGAGGAACAATCCAACTGAGGCGGAGGAAATTTTATGGGAACATTTACGATCCAATAACTTAACGGCTTCAAGTTTAGAAGGCAGCATCCGGTAAGTCTTTATATTGCCGATTTCTATTGTCATCAATTGAAGCTGGTGATCGAAGTGGATGGCGACTATCATTCTTCACAGGAGCAAATTGAAAAAGATAAGGAAAGGACTGAAATATTAAATTCGAACGGCTTGGAAGTGTTACGGTTTACAAACAAAGAGATTTTCGAGAACATCGATTTTGTCCTAAAGAATATAGAGTTGAAAGCAGAAGAAATCAGCTTAAAAACCAAAAATCCAAATTACCCCGACCCTAAAGGGAGTTGAATTTTTGGTTTTTTGAGGAAATTCCGTTTCCAAAGTAAATCTGACTTCGTTGCGTGACGGGATCGAAGGAAATT from Chryseobacterium suipulveris includes:
- a CDS encoding endonuclease domain-containing protein — its product is MADFYCHQLKLVIEVDGDYHSSQEQIEKDKERTEILNSNGLEVLRFTNKEIFENIDFVLKNIELKAEEISLKTKNPNYPDPKGS
- a CDS encoding putative porin, with the translated sequence MKYLLLCLLFAGSILHAQVVNKTDSNRVKSGDTLVIDTGHKDSLKIFKPTINDYQYQTRFSEKKIFDTALSYDKTFIFTQYNNRDNFGRIQFSNIGEGFNPLVYEVNTEQNLSLLPTRKSFFILGINDIKYYDVKTPTTTFIYHNSVSTGAALQSTYTQNIGKNFNFAVEYMGLRSLGKYLHNLSANNNIVFSGHFTSKNGKYEAFAHYIHQNVNNQENGGIADIDLFLNGGSNFNNRLNLPVNLANSNSRFSYRRYFFSHEFRPFASEKFPFKIRHTIFHQGNKYYYGQQSPESYWFADQSELVDYPLSSKKYSENLSNTVSVLFDQKNFKLDGGVRHQLIKLGVGTAFPAAFGYPQELTENRIGAVGNLLINLWEKVELNANLEFSNGNHFGTYLRSQNLLKFEPIKDYFVNAKVNFQTASPTFNLLMNPSVYGKFNYFLDQPKNETITEIGGDVNLKWFKSSVFANYFRIDNYTYLDSHAKPQQSGSSLNISQIGGEATFSYGKFHLNPKLLFQSAISNKDLYPMPNFIGRANFFWQSKMFKNAAEVQAGIKLYYFTKFASREFFPILNEFILPGTNSQTIGGQPIGDVYFNMKVKRMFFFIEAQHLNTTFMKNRSFTVPNYPLYDFRLNLGIVWYLFS